The Verrucomicrobiota bacterium DNA window GAAGCGGTTTCTATACTGGAGCCATTGGGTGATGGAAAAACGATGGGCGTGGTTTGCGACGTGTTGGACGAAGCAAAAGTCAATCGGGCAGTTCAGTCGGTAAACGAGGAGTTGGGTTCGGTGGATATTCTGATCAACAGTGCCGGAATCAATTTTCGGGGTGCTATCGACGAAGTTCCGGTTGAAGAATTTAAAAAGGTCATGGACGTGAATGTGACCGGAACCTGGCTCGGCTGTAAGGCGGTTACGCCTTTGATGAAAAAGCAGGAGTACGGAAGGATCGTAAACCTTGCTTCCATTTTTAGTGTGGTGGGATTTGCCGATCGCACACCCTACAACTCCAGTAAAGGTGCCGTGCTCAACATGACCCGTGCGCTCGCTATCGAACTGGCGCCCTGGAAAATTACGGTTAATGCCATGTTGCCCGGACCTTTCGCCACCGAAATGAATTTGCCGCTTCTCGACGACCCGGAAAAGTTTAAAAACTTTGTTTCCAATATTCCTATGAACCGCTGGGGTGAACTTACAGAAATCGGTGGGCTGGCTTTGTTTCTTTCTTCAGACGCTTCCTCCTTTTGCACAGGCGGTGCCTACTCAATCGACGGTGGTTGGACAGCGAGGTAGCAACATAGGGTAGGGATGGTTTGATCTACGTCCAATGATTTTAGTTTTTGCCAATTCCTTCTTCTGTATTCATCTATCAATTTAAATCATGAAAAACCTTCTCCTATTTTTCGCCCTTACAACAGTTAAAGGATCGTAGATCATCGTAGCATGATCTATGTCCAACAGTTAAAGGATCGTAGATCATCGTAGCATG harbors:
- a CDS encoding glucose 1-dehydrogenase, which produces MIFDQFKLTNRNALIIGGNRGLGIEMAKALAEAGASVAVAARDADRNAEAVSILEPLGDGKTMGVVCDVLDEAKVNRAVQSVNEELGSVDILINSAGINFRGAIDEVPVEEFKKVMDVNVTGTWLGCKAVTPLMKKQEYGRIVNLASIFSVVGFADRTPYNSSKGAVLNMTRALAIELAPWKITVNAMLPGPFATEMNLPLLDDPEKFKNFVSNIPMNRWGELTEIGGLALFLSSDASSFCTGGAYSIDGGWTAR